The Eubacterium ventriosum genome includes the window CTGAAAATTTAGTTAAGAATTATACATTTTGTGATAAGTTATATGCGCTTCCACATCAGGCACAGTTTGAAGAAATGGTCGTGAATTTAGATGTTCTTGATGCGTTAAATCTTGATATGCCGGAATTAGACTGGACATTAGAGGATTTTGAAAAATATCTGAAAGCGGCTACAAATTCTACATATTCAGGTATAGAAAAACTTTTCCAGATACCAAGTTTGGTAGTGAGTGCCTATAATCCTAAAGATACTGTAAATGGATATAATGAAGATACGCATCAGTTTGAAGCAGATGCGTATGTAAAAGCATTGAAATATATGATTAATTTAAGAGCTATTCCAGGGCTTGAAGCGTGGGCTCTCAGAAGAACATCAACAGGTGATAAGACAGATTATGTTAAAAAATTTGGAACGGATGAAGATAATGCAGCTTTTGATAAAGGACTTACATTGTTCCATGGTGTAGGTACGTGGGAATTGGCAGATGCTCAGTCCAGATGGTCGGACAAAAACTGGACCAGTTGGACAATACCTCAGAATAAAAAGGCAAAAGGAGTGATGCCGTACCATGTAGATCACTGTTTTATGACAAGCAGTTGTGAAAATACAAAAGCAGCTTGGCAGGTTCTGAGATTTATTACATATAGTTCTGAGGGAAATTTGGCAAGACTCAGCATGTATGATGAGACAAATGCAGGAAAATATGCAACAATCAATAAGTTATATTATCCTACAACAACCAATCCTAAGGTGGCAGAAAAATTTAATAGTTTACCGGGAGTGACAGAGGTAGACAAATATTTGTTTAAAAATATTGATAAGTGCAGACGTATTGATGTGGAAAAAATAGTGCCACGGTATAATGACATAATAAAGAACTATTTTGATGAAGCACAGAATCAGGCAACAGACGGAACAAGTTCTAATGTTGAACCGATTATTAAAGAGGCGGTAGCAAAAGCTAATCCGGAAATGAAAAAAGCCTGGGAAGATTTTGAAAAAAAAGTTTTGAAAGTTCAGAAAGATTTTGAACAAAAACATTCGAAATAGAACAGAAACACAACGGGTTACAAAAAAAGTTTGGAACAGAATAGGTTAAATTGTTAGAGGATGGAGGAAAAATGCAAAAAAGAATCAGCTTGTTATTAGTTATAGTAATGATTGTTACTTCACTTTTAGCGTGTGGAAAGGAAAAATTAAATACAAAGAACGAATCCTATGAAGGAAAGACAGGCGGATTTTATACAAAACAGGCAATTGAAAACTGGAATTCATATGACGAAGCTGACTGTACAAATATAGAAGCAGAAAATATCCGGCTTAGTGGAAAGAAAGTTTCAAATTATCCGATAACTGTAACCAGAAAAGAAAAACTGAAGTTGCGTGTTACGCCTCCAGAGTCAGCAGATTATTGTGTTGTAGCAGAATATCGTCCAGTGGGCGATGTTCTGGCTACAGATGCATTGTATGAAGTGAAATTGAATGGAAAAGAAACAAAGCGGACACAGTTACAAATGCTTTGGCATGATTTGACAAGAGAAGCTGTTGATAGAAGTGGGAACGAATCCGTTAGAAGACAAACAAACTTGGATGAATATGTGAAGAGCACATTTTTAGATTATGGAAATACGGATAGAGAGAAAGTTCAGTGGAAATTAGAGAAGGGAAAAACTTATACATTTGAGATAATTCCGGATGAGCAGGGAATAGAAATATCCGGATTAATGCTTTATAAAATAAAAGATACGAAAACAGAAAAAATGCAAAAAACGGATAATGTTCCGATGATTGTAATTGAAGCAGAAAAATATTCGTTAAAGTCAGATTCTTATATCAGAGCAACATCAGCAAGGGACGCATCTCTTTCACCTTATGATACATATCATAAAAAAATTAATTTGATTGACAGTTCTGCATGGGGAACAGCAGGTCAGAAGATTATATGGGAATTTGAGGCGAAAGAGGAAGGCAATTATCGTTTAGGTCTTCATTTGAAACAAAATGCTGATGTTAATAAGACGGTGTTTAGAACGATAGAGATAGATGGAAAAGTTACAGATTCCAGATGGGAGAATGCAAAAGTCCCATATACAGGAACCAGTGGATATCATAATTATACATTTAATGACGAAGAGGGGGATATGACGGTACACCTGGCGAAAGGAAAACATACTTTGGCAATGGTGGTAACTGTGGGAGATTATAAAGAAATATATTCACAGATTGATGAATTGATGAAAAATGTAAATCAACTGGGAACTGAGTTACTTCGTATTACAGGCGGGGTGTCCGATGAAAATCGTACATGGGATTTAGAATCTTATATGCCTGATGCAACAGACAGAATAAAGAAATACGCAGAACAGGCAGATAAAATATATGAGCAATTAGAAAAAATAGACGGAAAAGAACCGGTATATGCGATGGACTTACAGACAGCGTCCGATAAACTTAGAAAACTATTGGAGGAACCGGAAAAAATACCAGGGAAAACAGAAGATATTTTCAGAGGTGATGATTCAGCCTCCAAGTATTTAGGAAATGTGTTATCCTGCCTTACAGGTCAGGGATTATCTTTGGATAAAATTTATCTGTATGGAACAGATGAACTGCCAAAAGAAGATATATCAATATTCAAAACAGCAGGAGAGGCGATTAAGCGATTTTTATGGTCATTTACAGACGAAGCAGATAGTGATAATTATGCTGCCAGTGATCAGAATGAAGAAGAACTGGAAGTGTGGGTGGCACAATCTACTGTAACAGTTCAGATATTACAACAGTTATTAGATGAGACATATAATAAAGAGCATAATACAAATATTCGTTTGAAAGTTATGCCAAATGAACAAAAACTGGTATTGTCCAATGCAACGAATACAAATCCGGATGTGGTGCTCTGTGCAACGGCAGGGCAGCCGTTTACGTTTGCCTGTAGAGGGGCATTAAAGAATCTTCTGGACTATGAAGACTTTATGGATGTCTACACAAAAGATTATCAATTGGAATCTTTAGTAGCAACATCTTATGGTGACGGTGTTTATGGCGCTGTGGATTCCAGAAACTTTCAGTTATTGTTTTATCGCAAAGATATTCTGGAATCACTACATCTGGAAGTGCCACAGACATGGGATGACATAGAGGCCATGATGCCGACACTGTTAAGAAATCAGATGAACTGTTATATACCTATTTCACAGAGAGCATCATTAAAGGGTTTAGGAGTTACTACTCCATTTATATACCAAAAGGGTGCAGAAATATATTCAGAAAAAGGTAATACGACAGCAATTAATAGTACAGAGTCGGTGGATGCTATTACAGAAATGACAGAATTCTACAAAATATACGGAATGCAGACTACTGTAGAAAACTTTTATCTGAGTTTTAGATATGGTGAGGTGCCAATCGGAATAGGAGATTTTAATACGTATCTCCAGTTGAAGATGGCAGCACCGGAATTGGCAGGACAGTGGGGAGTTGCATTATGTCCGGGAACCAGACAGAAGGATGGAAGTATTCTCAGATATCAGCCGGCTGACACTACGGCATCAATGATTTTTGCGAATACAGATAAGCCGGATGAAGCATGGGAATTCCTTAAATGGTGGTTGGACGAGGATACACAGTATGAGTATTCTATCAGAAGATGTCAAAGTTTAGGTTTAGAATACCAATGGAATACAGCAAATATTGAGGCCTTCAAGAAACTGCCATTTGATTCGGATGTAAAAGAAAAAGCCATAGAACAGTGGCAGTATCAGAGAGAAGTTACGCCACATCCTGCTTCTTACATTGTGGAGAGAGAGTTAAGCGGTGTATGGAATGATGTGGTTATAGACGGCAGTGATATGATGGAATCTTTAGATCAGGCTGTTTTAGTAATAGACAGAGAAATTAAAAGAAAACTTCAGGAATTTGGATATATAGATCAAGATGGAAAATTAATTAAAGATTATAATATAGAGATACTAAAAATGCTTTACACAAAAACAGGAAGACGAGGTGCCAAAAATGAAAAGTAAACTCCTTTCTTTAAAAAAAATTAAAAATGAATATTCCTCTTTAGTTTTAATGGCACCTTATACATTCCTGTTTATTTTGTTTATTATAATCCCGGTGGGGGCGGCTATTATATTATCATTTACATCATTTAATGCAATTGGTGCGCCGTCCTTTACAGGGTTAAGCAATTATGTGAATTTGCTTACGAATGATTCGGTATTTATGCAGAAAGTATTGCCGAATACATTGATATATGCCATTTTTGTAGGACTTGGTGGTTATGTATTATCATTTTTTTTGGCATGGTCATTATCTCAGATACCAAAAATACCGAGAACAATTATGACCGTTATATTATATTCTCCGTCTGTAACTGGTGGAGTATTGCTGGCGACTATATGGAGTTCAGTTTTTAGTGGAGACAAGAGAGGCTTGTTGAATTATTTACTGTTAAAATATGATATTATCGAGAATCCTATTCAATGGTTACAGTCGGGATCATATCTCATGCCGATTATGATTATTGTAGGTCTTTGGAGTTCTATGGGCATAGGGTTTCTCTCAATGCTGTCAGGTATTTTGAATACGGATAAAGAAATGTATGAGGCAGCAAGAATAGACGGTGTCAAGAATAGATTTCAGGAAATTATCTATATTACGATTCCGGCGATAAAACCGCAAATGATGTTCGGTGCAGTAATGGCGATTGTTAATATCTTTAAAGATGGTGGAAGTGGTGTAACACTTTCCGGAGCCAACCCCACACCGGATTATGCAGGACAGTTGATAGCAAATCATATTGATGATTATGGATTTATCCGTTATGAGATGGGAT containing:
- a CDS encoding ABC transporter substrate-binding protein; its protein translation is MRIKRKLLAVVLCLSMVTCLFTGCGGSSEEETTKAASTKTGGDLVIEGLGTDQNADYSVEGTVTIAVDTARATDYEALFDALQQAYPKLDIQFDYFSHTDKDSAAEYLSAKASAGKMPDIIWDEAATDGSLMTYISQGWVYPLDEFVKDDPDFKYVPENLVKNYTFCDKLYALPHQAQFEEMVVNLDVLDALNLDMPELDWTLEDFEKYLKAATNSTYSGIEKLFQIPSLVVSAYNPKDTVNGYNEDTHQFEADAYVKALKYMINLRAIPGLEAWALRRTSTGDKTDYVKKFGTDEDNAAFDKGLTLFHGVGTWELADAQSRWSDKNWTSWTIPQNKKAKGVMPYHVDHCFMTSSCENTKAAWQVLRFITYSSEGNLARLSMYDETNAGKYATINKLYYPTTTNPKVAEKFNSLPGVTEVDKYLFKNIDKCRRIDVEKIVPRYNDIIKNYFDEAQNQATDGTSSNVEPIIKEAVAKANPEMKKAWEDFEKKVLKVQKDFEQKHSK
- a CDS encoding extracellular solute-binding protein, whose amino-acid sequence is MQKRISLLLVIVMIVTSLLACGKEKLNTKNESYEGKTGGFYTKQAIENWNSYDEADCTNIEAENIRLSGKKVSNYPITVTRKEKLKLRVTPPESADYCVVAEYRPVGDVLATDALYEVKLNGKETKRTQLQMLWHDLTREAVDRSGNESVRRQTNLDEYVKSTFLDYGNTDREKVQWKLEKGKTYTFEIIPDEQGIEISGLMLYKIKDTKTEKMQKTDNVPMIVIEAEKYSLKSDSYIRATSARDASLSPYDTYHKKINLIDSSAWGTAGQKIIWEFEAKEEGNYRLGLHLKQNADVNKTVFRTIEIDGKVTDSRWENAKVPYTGTSGYHNYTFNDEEGDMTVHLAKGKHTLAMVVTVGDYKEIYSQIDELMKNVNQLGTELLRITGGVSDENRTWDLESYMPDATDRIKKYAEQADKIYEQLEKIDGKEPVYAMDLQTASDKLRKLLEEPEKIPGKTEDIFRGDDSASKYLGNVLSCLTGQGLSLDKIYLYGTDELPKEDISIFKTAGEAIKRFLWSFTDEADSDNYAASDQNEEELEVWVAQSTVTVQILQQLLDETYNKEHNTNIRLKVMPNEQKLVLSNATNTNPDVVLCATAGQPFTFACRGALKNLLDYEDFMDVYTKDYQLESLVATSYGDGVYGAVDSRNFQLLFYRKDILESLHLEVPQTWDDIEAMMPTLLRNQMNCYIPISQRASLKGLGVTTPFIYQKGAEIYSEKGNTTAINSTESVDAITEMTEFYKIYGMQTTVENFYLSFRYGEVPIGIGDFNTYLQLKMAAPELAGQWGVALCPGTRQKDGSILRYQPADTTASMIFANTDKPDEAWEFLKWWLDEDTQYEYSIRRCQSLGLEYQWNTANIEAFKKLPFDSDVKEKAIEQWQYQREVTPHPASYIVERELSGVWNDVVIDGSDMMESLDQAVLVIDREIKRKLQEFGYIDQDGKLIKDYNIEILKMLYTKTGRRGAKNEK
- a CDS encoding carbohydrate ABC transporter permease is translated as MKSKLLSLKKIKNEYSSLVLMAPYTFLFILFIIIPVGAAIILSFTSFNAIGAPSFTGLSNYVNLLTNDSVFMQKVLPNTLIYAIFVGLGGYVLSFFLAWSLSQIPKIPRTIMTVILYSPSVTGGVLLATIWSSVFSGDKRGLLNYLLLKYDIIENPIQWLQSGSYLMPIMIIVGLWSSMGIGFLSMLSGILNTDKEMYEAARIDGVKNRFQEIIYITIPAIKPQMMFGAVMAIVNIFKDGGSGVTLSGANPTPDYAGQLIANHIDDYGFIRYEMGYAAAVSTVLLLMIFILSRVVSRVFSSDGE